Proteins encoded in a region of the Zea mays cultivar B73 chromosome 2, Zm-B73-REFERENCE-NAM-5.0, whole genome shotgun sequence genome:
- the LOC103648163 gene encoding uncharacterized protein, translating to MKQVDRPPNNPKRITIQSSQECFSVDIPSAEHPNPCPEVENPSIADSQNVTNETVQIDSDEDDFMPAMKKRNVSESHTRVLRKVVTKRVKHEELPRQRLNVRCNPQDVIASINILNERQREAIRRKGFSSILDMTVDALCSRSHLQWLMDKLDPKDMTIRPGPGKELKITKDIVHLILGVPNHGGGKPLGIDEAVAASNLRAELGVAKDEFNVAFLQDRLRKGEDDDLSIRCFFLILFNRLLFPTASWGITYHEVLLTEEMHRFHEIDWCQLIFNDLCEAAKKWHNRITTNVSTTIYGCSIVVLRGAMATEEMEQNDSGPVFDQTPTPHVDTLKGTTISGSDPPLTEQECIRSLWDLICSKDIDQSRVVIDYGDYSANCMDIYDSFAEGKCLEDVFMQCFIECVRDDSKNHRRTLTSNRLILDVNVGALLNFEEQERHSKNPQPFDQNVLQNCLHNTLPALVNLDKCKSIMVPMLSRGHWTLYVINLHHRVIHILDSNPYGIQLGGTEWKDYHYDPIYLGGRKFPWARVVMSRLSKALQHVCPNAEFPKFGNFPLDMPSNCPTMRTRSNDCGFFVMSYMKSYDHNAGVISSFNQPDNSRDLRAHALHQLTFHRINKALPLPLDIQRFMFARN from the exons ATGAAGCAAGTCGACCGTCCTCCAAATAACCCCAAGCGTATAACAATCCAGTCAAGCCAGGAGTGCTTCAGTGTAGACATTCCCTCTGCAGAACATCCTAACCCATGTCCAGAAGTTGAAAATCCTTCAATTGCTGACAGTCAAAATGTGACCAATGAAACAGTTCAGATTGAttctgatgaagatgacttcatgCCAGCTATGAAGAAGCGCAATGTTTCTGAAAGCCACACAAGAGTGTTAAGAAAAGTCGTGACAAAGAGGGTTAAACATGAGGAGCTACCCCGACAG AGGCTTAATGTGAGGTGCAACCCTCAAGATGTCATTGCAAGCATTAACATTTTGAATGAAAGACAACGTGAGGCTATAAGACGCAAAGGCTTCTCTTCCATTCTTGATATGACAGTAGATGCGCTGTGCAGTAGATCACACCTCCAATGGTTGATGGACAAGCTAGACCCCAAGGATATGACAATACGTCCTGGTCCAGGAAAGGAACTCAAGATCACAAAGGATATTGTTCATCTTATTCTTGGCGTGCCAAATCATGGAGGTGGTAAACCTTTGGGTATTGATGAAGCAGTTGCAGCAAGCAACTTGAGGGCAGAGCTTGGTGTGGCCAAAGATGAGTTCAATGTGGCATTTCTACAGGATCGATTAAGGAAAGGCGAGGATGATGACCTTTCAATCAgatgtttcttcctcattctaTTCAACAGATTGCTGTTTCCAACTGCTAGCTGGGGCATCACATATCATGAGGTGCTTCTCACAGAAGAAATGCACCGTTTCCATGAGATCGACTGGTGCCAGTTGATTTTTAATGATCTATGTGAAGCTGCCAAGAAGTGGCACAACCGGATCACCACAAATGTCTCCACGACTATCTATGGATGCTCCATTGTTGTCCTT AGAGGTGCAATGGCAACAGAGGAGATGGAACAAAATGACAGTGGGCCAGTTTTTGACCAGACCCCAACTCCTCAT GTTGATACACTCAAAGGTACTACAATCTCTGGATCTGATCCACCACTTACAGAGCAAGAGTGTATCCGTTCTCTGTGGGATTTAATTTGTTCCAAGGACATTGACCAAAGCAG GGTAGTTATTGATTACGGTGATTACAGTGCAAACTGTATGGATATTTATGATTCTTTCGCGGAGGGTAAATGTCTTGAGGATGTCTTCATGCAGTGTTTCATAGAGTGTGTTCGTGATGATTCTAAAAATCATCGTCGAACTCTGACATCTAACAGATTAATACTTGATGTCAACGTTGGG GCTCTGTTAAATTTTGAAGAACAGGAACGTCACAGCAAGAATCCTCAGCCGTTTGATCAAAATGTCCTACAGAATTGCTTGCACAACACATTGCCTGCTTTGGTGAATCTGGATAAATGCAAGTCG ATAATGGTACCTATGCTTAGCAGGGGTCATTGGACACTCTATGTGATCAATCTACACCACCGGGTTATCCACATTTTAGATTCGAATCCCTATGGTATACAACTTGGTGGCACCGAATGGAAGGACTATCATTATGATCCAATTTATTTAGGTGGCAGGAAATTCCCATGGGCTAGGGTGGTAATGAGTAGGCTGAGCAAAGCGTTACAACACGTTTGCCCCAACGCAgaatttcctaagtttggtaatttTCCATTGGATATGCCATCTAACTGCCCAACAATGAGGACAAGGTCAAATGACTGTGGATTTTTTGTGATGAGTTACATGAAATCTTATGATCACAATGCAGGTGTCATATCTTCTTTCAATCAACCA GACAATTCCCGAGATCTACGTGCTCatgcccttcatcaactcacaTTCCATCGCATCAACAAGGCGTTGCCACTTCCATTAGATATCCAGAGATTTATGTTTGCGCGCAATTAG
- the LOC103629690 gene encoding uncharacterized protein codes for MNVSGVSEQNDNARKKLEFAVDGISLARPNNSRPKGRTIKGSEERVIKLGAKGTKKMTRKCQKCGIADGHNSRTCLSMEENRQRLASLAGRKRGRPPGSRNKGGSKAPDWNETTTSKKHANEFDSSESDSD; via the exons ATGAATGTTAGTGGTGTCAGTGAACAAAATGATAATGCCAGAAAG AAACTGGAATTTGCAGTCGATGGGATAAGCTTGGCAAGACCAAATAACTCAAGACCCAAAGGAAGAACAATAAAGGGGAGTGAAGAAAGGGTTATTAAATTGGGAGCTAAAGGTACAAAGAAAATGACCAGGAAATGTCAGAAGTGTGGAATTGCTGATGGTCACAACAGTAGGACATGTTTGTCAATGGAGGAAAATAGACAAAGGTTGGCAAGCCTTGCTGGACGTAAGAGAGGACGACCTCCAGGATCTAGGAACAAGGGTGGCAGTAAAGCTCCTGATTGGAATGAGACAACAACATCTAAAAAACACGCAAATGAGTTCGATAGTAGTGAGTCAGACAGTGATTAG